CTGCTCGGTGAGGTAGCCGTCCGCGAGCACGCCGGCGGTCGTGCTCTTGCATCGGACGTACGCGGACTGCAGCCGGTCCGCCATGTCGACGTTCCCTGCGCTGAGCACATCCCACACCGGCCAGTTCGGGAAGGCGTCGTCTTCGAGCCAGTAGGGCATTACCGCCCCCCGTAGATGATCATCAACGTCTATGGATTCCTGTGGATGCGATGCGGCCCGGCCCGCCGTTTCGGCAGGCCGGGCCACGGAGAACAGCAGCTGGGCAAGGGCGATGGACTCAGTCGGGCGGCGGGTCGTCGGCAGACGCCTCGGCCAGTTGCCGCCGCCAGCCCTCGGCCACGGCGAGCAGCAGGAACGGCCCGCCAAGTTGCCCGCCGCACCTGTCGAGGATCTGCTGGCATAGCCGGATAAGGGCGGTCCGCTGCTCAGTCAGGCGGGCGACCTGCGCGCGCAGCGCCTCCACCTCGTTGGCGGCGGCCGCCGTGCCGGGCATCACCGGCACCGGCACGCCGACCCGGCGGAGCGCCTGAACGGCGTCGCAGGCGAGGCGGCCGAGCTCGGCCCGGACCGCCGCCTCCACATCCTGCTGACTCGTCACTCAGCCCACTCCCGTCTCGATGTCGTCCAGTCGCACCGGCTGCGCGCCGGCGCAGGCCTCGCACAGCGAGCCCGGCTCGCCGACGTGCGGCCGGTAGCAGCCCGCGCAGGACACCAGTTCGTCCAGCACCGGCGGCCGGGCCGGCCGAGGCCCGGCGGTCGCCTGCGGTGGGTCCGGGACCGGTTCGCCGGCGAGCGCCCGCCGCACCAGCGCGGCACCACGGTGGGCACGCTCGGCGGCCTCGGCCGGTGTCCGGGCCCGCCGGGCGGCCAAGTCCTGCTGCACACGCCGGAGGTCGCGGTTACGCACCGCCGCCTCCGGTCAGGTGGTAGCGGCCGTGCCAGGAGTACCGGCCCTTGCTGATGAGCTGCGGATCGACCGGTGCTGGCTTGCCAGCCTTGGTGGTCGGCACGACGAGGAGGCCGATCAGCCCTAGGTGGTCGCGGACCCTGATGAGGTGGTCCCACGTGCTGTGCACCCAGACCTCAGTCCCCAGCTCCTGTCGCGCGGGCTTGGTCGGGTCACCCATCGGTCACCTGCGTCAGCAGGATCTGCGCGACCCGGGCAGCGCGGTCACACGCCGTCGCCCAGCGCCACGCGTGGCCGGTGACGGTGTGCTCGTCGCCGGACGGAGTGATCACCGTGGCGTGCCACCGCCAGCGCCGGCCGAGCCAACCCGCGCGCTCGACGCCCGTCGACGCCACGGCGGCCGCCGGCGACGCTGGCGCCGGTTCGGCGACGGCCGGCCGGGCCACCGGCTTGACGGGGGCGGGCCGGACCGGTGCCGGCGTCCGGAGGGCGGGCCGCCGGGCCTGGCCGAGTGACCTGCGGACGTCGTCCGGGTAGACGGCCTGACCCGGCCGGGCAGCCATCGCGGCCCGGTACGCCGTCTCGAACTCGTCATCCTCAATCGGCATCTCGTTCTCCCAAGATCGCGGCGTCCCGAGCCGCCGCAGCGGCGGCGAGGACCGGGGACACCGGGGTGGTTGGCAGGGTGATCGGGTGGTGCGCGTCGCCCGGCTCGCCGAGCAGCCCGCACACGACACAGACCCGGCGGCCACGGTGGTCCGCCGGCAGATCTCGTGTGGCCTGGTGGAGGTGCGGCGGTACCCGCGACCGGGCCGGGGTGCGGCGGGTCACCGGGATGCCTCCTCGATGACGCCGGCCGGGTCGACGAGCGTTGGTCCGTCGTGGCCGGCGTCGCGGCCGCCACGCACCCGCACCGGGTCGGGGAGCACCGAGGCGGCCGCCGCCTGTTCCTGGCGGCGGGCCTCGGCCCGCCGGCGCCGCCAGCACAGCGATCCGACCCGACGCGCCCGCGCTTTGGGGTCGGTGAGCGGCGTCGCGCAGTCCAGGCACAGCACCGGAGGCAGGTCCGGCCGGGCCGGCGGGCGCGCGGTCACGCCAGTCCCTGGGCTCTGAGCCGCAGCATCCGGTCCGCCTCGGCCGTCAGCAGGGCGGCGGCACGCACGAGGTCGGCGACGCGGTCACCGTGCTCCGGATAGCCATCGACGTACGGCCAGTCGAGCCAGGTCGACTCCGGATCGGCCCACCAGCACGCCATCTGCCACAGCTGGCCGGACGTGCGCTGGTCATCGTGGACGGCGTCGTACCGCTTGCGTTCGATCTGCCGGAGCCGTTCCTCCGCGACGCGCAGCAGGGCCGGCGACTGGCAGGACCGGGGCGCGGCCTCCGGCACCATCCGGGCCCGCAGCACATCGCGGACCCGACCAGCGGCGGCGACCGCCCGCGACCAGCGGCTCTCACCCGCTGCTGCGGCGTCCGCCGACTCGATCGCGGCCGCCAGGTCGACCAGCAACTCCGGTGACTCGAGCGCCGTCCGGGTCTCCGGCGGCACCCGCCACAGCGCCGGCTGGGTCTGCCCGGTCACTGGCTGACTCCCCGAACCGGTGAGGCGGCCATCCGGCGCAGCGTGTCGACGATCCAGTCGACTTCCTCCACCGGGCCGCCCGGCGGCCGCGACTGGTCGACCACGCCGGCCGACCCGATGTGTCCGCACCACTGGCTGTACTGGTGGCTCATCGCCCGCAGACGCGGCAGGTAGATCAGCCGCGTCCCCGGCCGGGGTGGCTGGACTCCGGCGTCCCGCAGGTCCCAGTCCAGGGCGGAGACCTCCCACTCCGACCAGGCCACGACCCGCCGACCGGTCACCCAGGCCGCCACGCCCGGCGCGGCGGCCTCGACGAGCCGGCCGCCGGCCGGCAGGTCCCGCTTGCGTTTCGGCCGCCGGTCCGGGATCAACGTGATGTGCAGCCGGTCCACCGCCGGATCGGCGAGCGACACGACGACGAGTTCGGCGACGGCGGTCCGCTTCACCGTCTGCCCCGGCCCGGCGGGGGCCAGGTCGATCGACCGGGTCGCCACCACCATGGCGGTCGGGTCAGCGAGTGCCTCGGCGGCCCAGGCGGAGGCCTCGGACCGCTGCTGGGCGCGCCAGGCGCGGACTTGGTCGTAGCGGTCCTCGGCGTCGCAGGCCGGGCACCGGTGCGCGCCACGGCCGTTCGACGGCAGCGGCCCGCCGGCGTCCCACCCGCACACCTCGCAGTGCCGGGGGTAGACGCGGCTGGCCTCGGCCGCCGCCCGCTGCCGGGCGGTCAGCGGCCGCATCGCCACGGTGTCGGCGACCGTGAACAGGTGCGTGGTGTCCTTGCCGCGGCTGTAGCGGAGGATGCCGGCCGGGGCCTGGTCGGGTGCGGGCTTGCGGCGCATCCGGCGCAGCATCGTCACCGTGGCCAGGCCGTCCGGGATCTCCCGCACGCCGTACACCGGCAGGTTGGCCGTCATCGGCTCACCTCTGTCTGTGTCTGGGGTGATGGCCAGCAGTGCGGGCACCAGGCCGCGCGGTAGCGCTCGGCGACCACGGCGGCCGCGAGCACCTGGCCCTGCTCCCGCTCGGCGGAGCTGACGAACCGGCCGCACACCGTCCGGCGCTGCTTGTCGTCGGTCGTCGGCCGGATCTTGTGGGCGGTGACACCGGCACGGGCGACCGCGATCCACACCTGTGCGCGTGCGCCGGCCGCGCCGGCGAGCTCCGCCGGTGGGGCCGGGGCCCGGGTGGCCGCACGGCGCGGCCACCCGGGCGTACCGGCGGTCACCACGACCCGCCCCGGGCCGTCGACCTGGCCACGTGCTGCGCGAACCACGGATTGACGCCTGCTGTGGCTGGGTTCGCGGCGGCCCACTGGCCGGTGCCGTCGTCCGGCGGCTCCGCCCGGCGCCGGCCCGTGTCCACGACGGGCACCGGAGCCGAGCGGTACACCCCGCCAGCGGGCGCCGTACGTCCGGTCACGGGCTCCGGCCAGCGTTCGCCGTCGACCGGCTCCGGCCACGGCAGGGCTGAGGCGGGCAGGTCCTGCGTCAGCTCGACGCGCAGCGCCGACAACTCCCCGGTGTGCATGTCCCAGCCCTCGTGCCGGTCCTCGGCGGCGGCGGTGCTGAGGAGGCCCCGGCGCACGGCGGCCGCGAGCGCGGCGACCACCAGGCAGGCTGCCGCGACGATCAGCAGAATCATTGCTGCTGTCCTCTCTGCTCGGTCTGGTCGTGGGCGGTGGTGCTGGGGCGGGCGAGGTCCAGGGCGTCGCGGACGTCGCGGGTCAGGCCCGCCACGCGGGCGGCACGGGCCCAGGGGTCGCCCCGGCCCGCACCGGCCACGGTGACCGCGATCAGCGCCACCACCGCGCCGATCACCGCGCTGACCGGTACCGACACCGCCACGGTGATCGCGACGACCGCCCAGGTCGACAGGTCGTGATGGCGCGGCCGGACGGCGAGGGCGGCGGTCACGGACGCCCAGTGCTCGTTCAGGCGGCGGGTCCGCCGGCGGCGCACCACCACGGCGGCCCGGAGCGCGCCCGCGAACAGCAGCAGCGCGGCCGCCAGCCACAGCGGGTGGATCGGCGCCGTCCACCATCCGGACCCGGCCCAGAAATGCGAGGCGAACACCTTCATCGGCGCGCACCTCCCGCCGGCTGGTGCTCGTCGAGCAGCGCGGCCAGGCGGTCGTGCCACGCCCGGTCGGCAGCGGCCCGCCGCGCCTGCCGGGCCGCCACCCGGGCCGCCCGATCAGCCCGCCGGGCGGCGGCCGCACGGCGTGCCCGACCGGCCAGCACCCGCACCGCGTGCCCGCCAGCGACGATCAGCGCCATGATCAGCAGCCCGCCGGCCTCGGGCAGCGCGGCTGCGATCCCCGTGGTCACCGGCGATCACCGCCCAGGGCGGTCCGGATCGCGCCGAGCACCAGGCCGGCCGTGTCCGGGGTCTCCCACATGCCCCACAGGGCTTGGCGGAGGCAGGCCGGGAGCAGTCCGCGGCTGCCCAGGCTGCAGGCCAGGGACAGAAGGTGGTGCTGGGCGTCGGTGATGTCGTCGCCCAGGGCGTCATCCAGTGCGGCCAGGTGCAGGGCGTTCCATCCGACGACGCCGGGTGAGGTGATGCGTCGGGTCACGGCCGGGTGGTCGAGCAGGCCGGCGCCGGCCAGCAGTTCGACGGCGGCGGCCTCGCACGGGTCGGTTGCCTCGGCCAGCAGCGCGGCGGTGACGTCGGCCGGCTGGCCCGGTGCCGGGGTGGCCGGGGGGCGTGGCGGGTCCTGCGCCAGCGGTGCCGGGCCGGCGGCCCGGCCGGCGGCGTGCGCCCGCGCCAGGAGGCCGATCACGACCTGCACGGTCGCGGTCTCCCAGCTGGCCAGCCAGGCGAGCACCCGGTGGTCCAGGTCGCCCAGCTCGACGCCGGCGTCGACGGCGGCGGCGATCAGGGCTGCCCGGCGCGTGCCCTCGGCCGTGCCGTCACCGGGCCGGATGCGGCCGGTGGTGTGCAGTTCGGCCAGTTGCCGGGGCAGTGGCGCGGCCAACGCCTCGTCCTCGCTGTTGTACGGTCCGATCTTGGCGGTCACAGGTCACCCCCGGTCGGCTGTGCCGGCACCACCACGGCGGCGGTTCCCCGCGCAGGCGGGGCCGGCTGGTCGGCGGGGTCGGCGTCGTTGTAGACGTACATCTCGATCGACAGCGGCGCGGACGACCCGCCGAGGTCATCGGCCGGACCGCCGCCGGTCAGCAGCTCGGCGACCAGGCGCTCACCGACCGGGACCACGTCGGAGCCGAGCTCGGCGGCGAACGCCTGCAGACCGGCGAGGTTGGCGGCGCGGCCGGTCACCTGCAGCCGGTCGACCGGCAGGATCGACGGGTCCCGCTCGGCGGCCGCGACCAGGGCGCGCAGCCCGTCCAGCATCAGCTGACGGCGGGTCCGCACACGCAGCGCCTCGGCAGCGGCGGCCACCGTCTCCTCGTCGACCAGCGGCACCAGGTCGTCGGCGTGGTGCTCGGCGTACTCCGGGCCGGCCAGGAGCACCCCGACCAGTCCGGCGGCGCCAACCTCGACGGCGCGGACCTCGACACCGGGCACGTCGTCCCGGCCGGTCGCCACCCACATCCCCGGCCGCAGCTCGGTGGCACGCACCGACGGAATCGCGTCGTCTGGGGCCCGGCCGGCGTCGACGGCGGTGACGTTCGCAGCTGCGAGCACCGCCAGGCGCGGCCACGCGCCGGCCGGCACGTCGGCCAGGTCAACTCCCTCGGCGGAGATCTCGCCGCACCGCACCCGCTCCGGAGCGCCGACCAGCCCGGTGTCCAGCCCGCCGGTCCGGGCCTGTTCCGTCACCACGTCCTCGTGCCCGGCGCAAACCCAGATGGTGCCCGCGTACGTCCGTGGGCCGGTCCAGCGCAGCGGGTGTGGCTGCGTCGCCACACCGGCCACCGCCGGCCGGCCGCACCGCTGGACGACGTCGACGGCGACGTCAGCGGCCGGGGACACCGGCACGTCCTCCGGCGAGTCGGCGGTGGTGGCGCCGGCGATGTGCTCGTCCAGCAGCGCCAGCGCCGGAGCCATGCTGTCGAATCCGTCCACGGCCAGCCCGCAGAGGCACCTGGCGCCGCAGCCGGCCGGGCCGGACCAGCCGCCCGCCACCCCGTGCCCGCCGGCGTCACCGGCCGGGTCGGGGTCGGGGGTCGGGTCGACCGGTGCGGTCTCCGGACCGGGGCCGGTGCCCGCCGCCGCCCGCTGCAGCGCCTGGTGCTCCGGTCCGCCGTCGGGGGTGAGCACCGAGTCGGCGGCGACCCGCCAGATCTCGCCGCACACCGCCGCCGTCGGGATGATCGGCGCGAACACATCGACCACGAGGCCGGCGGCGCGCAGGCCGGCGGTGGCCTGGTCGACGTGCGCATCGCACGTCGAGACGGTGCCGGCGTACGCCCCGGTCCGGATCACACCCGGGCGGATCGGGGTCGGCTGGCCGGAGTCGTCGTTGGTGGTGGCCACCACGGTGTTGACGGCCGGCTGGCCGCAGATGTCGGACCTGGTCGGTACGGTGTCCGGTTGGTTTTCGGTACTCTCGTGTTCCACGTCGACCTCTCACGTCGATGGTTGGGATGGGTGGCCCTTGCCGATGTCGCGGCGAGGGCCGCTGCCGTTTGTGGATGGGGTGCGTGCGCCGGCCCTCCCCGGCACGGCGCACGCACCCGACGACGCCCGGACCGCCGTGGGGAAGACCGGCGGACCGGGGCGGTGGCGGCGAACAGCACCAGGGCGCCGGCGGCGGCCAGGGCGGCCGGGTCGACCAGCCCGCGCGTCAGCAGCTCGGCGCCGCCGACCGCGACCAGGCCGACCAGCGCGCCCAGCACGAGGGCCACGCCGAGCAGCAGGCGCAGCGCACGAAGTGCTCCCCGGCCGGCCGGTCGTAGCGACCGCTGGAGTCGGCCCGTGGGGACCACTCCAGGTCCCGGCCGGCCGGGGAAGACCGGGGTTACCCGGCCGGCGGCGGCGCCCTCCCAAGCAGCCGCCGCCGGCCGAGCTGGACCAGCCACCAGGAGGGCCGGTCCATCCAGCTCAGCGGCTGCGTTCGGCGAGCGCCCGGGCGATCCGGAACAGGTACTTGGCCCGGTCGCGGCCGGGCATCGGACCCCAGACCCGCTGGTACGCCGTACGCGCGGCGGCCACCGCCCGGTCGACGTCGCCGGGGCCGGCCTCGGCGACCTCGGCGAGGACCTCCTCGGTGGCCGGGTTGACGGTCTTGCGGGCCCCGCCGTCGGTCGGGTCGACGAACTCGCCGTCGATGAACAGGCCGTACGAGTCGCGGATGGTGACGACCGAGCGGGACTCGGGTGCCGGTGCGTAGTCGAACACGCTGATCAGTCCAGGGTGACGTAGTCGGGACCGGAGTAGACCCCGGTGTGCAGCTTCGACCGCTGCATCAGCAGGTCGTTGAGCAGGGTGGAAGCGCCGAACCGGAACAGGTCGGGGGTGAGCCACTCGTCGCCGGCGGTCTCGTTGACCAGCACCAGGTACTTGATCGCGTCCTTGGTGGTGCGGATGCCGCCGGCCGGCTTGACGCCGATCCGCCGCCCGGTGGCGGCGTAGAAGTCCCGTACCGCCTCCAGCATGATCAGGGTGACGGGCAGGGTCGCGGCGACCGGCACCTTGCCGGTGGAGGTCTTGATGAAGTCGCCGCCGGCCAGCATCGCCAGCCAGGAGGCGCGGCGCACGTTGTCGTAGGTGGCCAGCTCCCCGGTCTCCAGGATGACCTTGAGATGGGCGTCGCCGCAGGCCTGCTTGACCGCGACGATCTCGGCGTACACCTGCTCGTAGCGGCCGGCGAGGAACGCCCCCCGGTTGATCACCATGTCGATCTCGTCGGCGCCGGCGGCGACTGCCGCCCGGGTGTCGGCCAGCTTCACCTCCAGCGGCGCCTGCCCGGACGGGAAGGCGGTGGCCACGCTGGCCAGGTGCACGCCGGAGCCGGTGAGCGCCTCGGCGGCGGTCGGCACCATCGACGGGTAGACGCAGACCGCGGCGACCGGTGGGCAGTCCGGGTCGGTCGGGTCGGGGCGGCGGGCCTTGGCGCACAACGCGCGTACCTTGCCGGGGGTGTCGGCGCCTTCGAGGGTGGTCAGATCGACCATCCGGACGGCCAGGTCGATCGCCCACGCCTTGGCCGTCGTCTTGATCGACCGGGTGCCGAGCGTCGCGGCCCGCTGCCGCGCGCCGACCTCATCGACGCCGGGCAGCCCGTGCAGGAAGCTACGCAGGGTTGCCGCGTTCCGCCCCACCTCGGCCAGATCGTGGCGCGCGGGTGCCGGGGTGCTCACCGCTGCCATGCCGCGAGTCCTGTCATGCCCGCGAGTCTACGTCGCCAGCGAGTTCACGATCTTGGCCGTCGGCTGATCGGACGAGCAGACTTAACGGCGCTGTTGGCCTACCGTTACATCATGTTGGCCCCGGTGACCCACCGTGCCTGACGTGCGAGCAGTGCACTTCACCGACACGTACCTGCCCCGCCGCGACGGGGTGGTCACCTCGCTGCGGACTCTCGCGGCGGCGTCGGCCGCCGCCGGGCATCCCGGCCTGATCGTGGTGCCCCGGCACCCGGACCAGCCGACCGAGGCGGACGTGCTGCGGCTACGTGCGCTGCCCTGCGGAGTCGCCGACCTGCGGTTGTCGCCGTGGCTGCTGCGCGGCGCCGCCGCCACCGGCACCATCGCCGAGATCGCCGCCCACGCCCCGGACGTGGTGCACGTGCACACCCCCGGACCGGTCGGGCTGCTCGGCGTCCTCACCGCCCGCCGGCTCGGTCTGCCGCTGGTCCAGACCTACCACACCGACCTGCACGCGTACGCCGACGCGTACCGGGTGCCGGCCCGTGCGCTCAGCGCCGGCGTCCGGCTGTACGCCCGCCGGCTCGGCGTACCCCGCCCGGCGGCGGCACCGGCCGGCCACGCCCGTGACCACCGGCCGATGGCCAGCGGCGCCGTCGCCCGCCGCCGGGCCGCCATGGACGCCACCAACACCCTGCTGCTCGGCGGCGCCGACGCGGTGGTGGTGCCGACCCGGGCGGTGCTGGACCGAATCCACCTGCCGGTGCCCGCCGACCGGGTGCACCTGGTGCCGACCGGGGTCGCGGCCCGCCGCACCACCGCCGACGAGATCAACGCCTTCCGGTACGGCCACGGCATCACGCCCAGCGACCGGGTGGTCCTCTACGTGGGTCGGATCAACCGGGAGAAGGGCATCGACCTGCTGATCACCGCGTTCGAGCGGGTGCTGGTCGGCTGCCCGACCGCCCGGCTGGTGCTGGTCGGTGCCCTGTACGAGCCGCGCTGGCTGGCCGCGCTGCTGCGCACCATCGACCCTCGGGTGGCTGCCCGGATCACCCTCACCGGCCAGCAGGGTCCGGAGGTGGTGGCTGCGGCGTACGGGGCCGCCGAGGTGTTCGCGTTCGCCTCGCAGACCGACACCCAGGCATTGGTCCTGCAGGAAGCCGGCCTGGCCGGGGTGCCGGTGGTACTTGTCGACCGGGCGTTGCACGCGCACGGCGCGCTTGCCGGCGCCGCACTGCGCACCGAGCCGCAGCCGGGTGCGCTGGCCGGCGGGGTGCTGCGGCTGCTGCTCGACCCGGACACGGCCCGCCGGCAGGCGGCCGCGGCGGCGGCCCGCTGCGCCGAACACACCCCGGCCCGCTACGCCGAGGCGATCCGTGAGGTGTATGCGTCGGCCGCCGGGCTGGCGAGTAGGTTCAACGACCGTGGACGTACTCGTCGTTGATCAGTCGTCAACCATGACTGAGGGGCACCTAACTGGATGATCATCCGGTCGGACAGACGTATGACCCTCGCGTCCTGCTGGCTGGGATCCCGGCCGATCACCCGAGGTCAATGCCGTAGCGATCCACTTACGGTGAGATCTTCAAACGGGGACTCCACTGCCGGAGGCGCATCACCGATGATGCTCGAACGACTGTCCACACCGATTATCGCCGCCGCCGCGCTCGCGGCTGGCGTCGCGGCACACGCCGCGATCTCCCGCACCCGCAGCCGCGCCGTGGCACGCGCGTACGCGGATGGGTTCATGGACCGGCACCGCCTTGACCGGCACCGCCTTGGCCGGCCCGTCGTCCGATCTGGAGACTGAGCCGGGGCGGGGGGCGGGGGTGGGGCTGAACCCCTCATCGAGGACCCCCCCCCCCCCCCGGCTCAATGTCAACTTTAGATCACTAGCAGTTACGTTGGGCCGGTGTGTGCAGGAGCTGCACCACAGTGCCGGGCGAGCGCCGCTGCGGCGGCCCGACCAGTGGAGAACGGGCCGAGCCGGTCTGACTCGTCCAGCCGTGCGGCTGTCCACCCGCCGAGCAGCCGCCCCGGCTCCGACCACAGGTACCCGAGCAGCACGCCGTCGCACGCCGCCACCCACCTGGTGGCCCGTTGGTCGACGGGCGCGTACCGCAGCCCTGGATGGGACATCACGGTGTCCAGCGCGGCAGCCGCCAGCATCTCAGCCTCGGCCTCGTCGACCGCCGTAGCGGCCGCGGTCAGCTTTTCCAACGCCTGGACCCGGTCCATGATGGTCACCTCTCGCCCCGTATCGGCAGATCGTCGTACACGTACGTCACCCGGCGGGCATCCGACACCACCTGCAACGCCTCCAGCGGCCGGCCGGTGACGTCTCGCGTCGTGCGCCACAGCTCAAGCACCCAGCCCACCGCCGCCAAGCCCAGGTCCGATTGCTCGGCCAACGCAGCAGGCCGCGCCGACAGCTCCTCGCTCGCGGTCGCCGGCCGCATGCCGGCAGCGGCCAACGCGGCGTACACGCCGCCGACCACCTTGCCCTGCCCGGCGAGCGCCGTGCCCGCCACCAGGTCACGCGGCATCCACGACTCATGCAGCTGGACGACACGGCCGTCCATCAAGTGGCGACGGCGGCGCAGCACCATTGAGGCGCCGGCAGGCAGAGCCAGCCGCGCGGCTACGCCGGGTGGTGCAGGTATGGCCTCCTCGACCGATACGACTTCCACCGACCCGTCGATGCCCTGGTCGGCGCAGGCGGTCTCCCACGGGCCGAGGTTCGCCCGAGTGCGGGCGGGGTCGGCGACGGCTGCGTACCGCGCCAGCGCCAGCCGCACCGGTGGCGCCGCGACTCGCGTTCCTGCGGCCCGGGCCGACTCGAGTACGCCGGCGGCGCGCAGTTCGGCCAGTGCCCGACGCACCGTCTCCCGTGACACGCCGTACCGCTCTGCCAGGGCGTGCTCGGTCGGGATCTGGGCGCCGGGCGCGTACTCGCCCGCCGCGATCGCCTCGCGGAGGTCCGCTGCGATCTCCCGATAGCCCGCCATGTGGCCCAGTTTAGGCGTACGCAAAGCCTTGACGTCGCGTCGTTACTGCGGTCACACTCAGTCCAACGCTTTGCGTACGCAAAGATGGGCGGGCCGCTCAGCCGCCCAGCCGGCCCGGTCCTGATCGGCATCCAGCGCGCGGATCCGCGGGGCCGGGCCACCCCGGATCGGCGGCGGTCCGGCCGGGTTCCCCCGTGCTCGCCGGGCCGCCGCCCCGCTGACTCGAGGAGCGCGAAGATGATCGGGAAGTGGTTCCTCCGCGACGCAGGCGTGGTCGACGTCGTCCGTCCGGTGCCCGGCCGCCGCCGGTGGGTCGACCAGCCCGCCCGGCCGACCGACACCC
Above is a genomic segment from Solwaraspora sp. WMMD792 containing:
- a CDS encoding DUF6011 domain-containing protein gives rise to the protein MTARPPARPDLPPVLCLDCATPLTDPKARARRVGSLCWRRRRAEARRQEQAAAASVLPDPVRVRGGRDAGHDGPTLVDPAGVIEEASR
- a CDS encoding glycosyltransferase — protein: MRAVHFTDTYLPRRDGVVTSLRTLAAASAAAGHPGLIVVPRHPDQPTEADVLRLRALPCGVADLRLSPWLLRGAAATGTIAEIAAHAPDVVHVHTPGPVGLLGVLTARRLGLPLVQTYHTDLHAYADAYRVPARALSAGVRLYARRLGVPRPAAAPAGHARDHRPMASGAVARRRAAMDATNTLLLGGADAVVVPTRAVLDRIHLPVPADRVHLVPTGVAARRTTADEINAFRYGHGITPSDRVVLYVGRINREKGIDLLITAFERVLVGCPTARLVLVGALYEPRWLAALLRTIDPRVAARITLTGQQGPEVVAAAYGAAEVFAFASQTDTQALVLQEAGLAGVPVVLVDRALHAHGALAGAALRTEPQPGALAGGVLRLLLDPDTARRQAAAAAARCAEHTPARYAEAIREVYASAAGLASRFNDRGRTRR
- the deoC gene encoding deoxyribose-phosphate aldolase, which translates into the protein MAAVSTPAPARHDLAEVGRNAATLRSFLHGLPGVDEVGARQRAATLGTRSIKTTAKAWAIDLAVRMVDLTTLEGADTPGKVRALCAKARRPDPTDPDCPPVAAVCVYPSMVPTAAEALTGSGVHLASVATAFPSGQAPLEVKLADTRAAVAAGADEIDMVINRGAFLAGRYEQVYAEIVAVKQACGDAHLKVILETGELATYDNVRRASWLAMLAGGDFIKTSTGKVPVAATLPVTLIMLEAVRDFYAATGRRIGVKPAGGIRTTKDAIKYLVLVNETAGDEWLTPDLFRFGASTLLNDLLMQRSKLHTGVYSGPDYVTLD
- a CDS encoding GntR family transcriptional regulator, giving the protein MAGYREIAADLREAIAAGEYAPGAQIPTEHALAERYGVSRETVRRALAELRAAGVLESARAAGTRVAAPPVRLALARYAAVADPARTRANLGPWETACADQGIDGSVEVVSVEEAIPAPPGVAARLALPAGASMVLRRRRHLMDGRVVQLHESWMPRDLVAGTALAGQGKVVGGVYAALAAAGMRPATASEELSARPAALAEQSDLGLAAVGWVLELWRTTRDVTGRPLEALQVVSDARRVTYVYDDLPIRGER